A genomic region of Mesobacillus jeotgali contains the following coding sequences:
- a CDS encoding efflux RND transporter periplasmic adaptor subunit translates to MNKKIWIAIGVAGLVLLMAGVSIYRQAFAKGPEVKVVNPAKEEIADEIMIPGTVMLEEEQKIYASPEKGKLAEVLVKEGEPVKKGDVLARYDASALNLEMERVKLQAESGYLRINQLDKKIKDVREKESELSKQIGKKTAKEQTEAEIDQLEAEKRLANIDLRQVLLQQKDAESRLKDLEIKSLIDGVVLQVNEESPADPAAAVKPVIHIGNLDAKGASGRLSEFDSMKVKEGQKVKVHSDVLPDQEWTGVVEEIAVFPEETQAQALGESTAAQYPIKVKVSGLDLKPGFQLIMEIETERKEALTVPAEAVLTDKDTVYVFLVKEGKSHKQEIETGIAFGSKMEVISGLSEKDQVIANPSDNLKDGMEVNVK, encoded by the coding sequence ATGAATAAGAAGATTTGGATTGCCATTGGGGTGGCCGGTCTGGTCTTGCTGATGGCCGGGGTGAGCATTTACAGGCAGGCTTTTGCCAAGGGGCCTGAAGTGAAGGTGGTAAATCCCGCGAAGGAAGAAATTGCAGATGAAATCATGATCCCCGGAACGGTCATGCTTGAGGAAGAACAGAAAATTTACGCTTCACCGGAAAAAGGGAAGCTTGCAGAGGTTCTAGTTAAAGAAGGCGAACCGGTCAAAAAAGGTGATGTATTGGCAAGGTATGATGCCAGCGCTTTGAACCTGGAAATGGAGCGAGTAAAACTACAGGCGGAATCAGGCTATTTGCGAATCAATCAGCTGGATAAAAAGATAAAAGACGTACGGGAAAAGGAATCTGAGCTCAGCAAGCAAATTGGAAAAAAAACTGCGAAAGAACAGACGGAAGCGGAAATCGACCAGCTTGAGGCTGAAAAAAGGCTGGCGAATATTGACCTCAGACAGGTGCTGCTCCAACAGAAGGACGCAGAATCGCGGTTAAAGGATTTGGAGATTAAGAGCTTGATAGATGGCGTTGTCCTTCAGGTGAATGAGGAAAGTCCAGCAGACCCTGCGGCTGCAGTGAAGCCAGTGATTCATATTGGGAATCTTGATGCGAAAGGAGCCTCCGGTCGTTTATCCGAGTTTGACAGCATGAAGGTAAAAGAAGGACAGAAGGTTAAGGTTCATTCAGATGTCCTGCCAGATCAAGAATGGACTGGTGTCGTCGAGGAAATTGCCGTTTTCCCGGAAGAGACGCAGGCACAGGCATTAGGCGAGAGTACTGCCGCACAATATCCCATCAAGGTGAAAGTCAGCGGCTTGGATTTGAAGCCAGGATTTCAATTAATCATGGAAATCGAGACAGAACGGAAAGAGGCGCTGACTGTACCCGCGGAGGCTGTCCTGACTGACAAGGATACTGTTTATGTATTTCTTGTAAAAGAAGGCAAAAGCCATAAGCAGGAAATTGAGACAGGAATCGCTTTTGGCAGCAAAATGGAAGTCATCAGTGGTTTGAGCGAGAAAGATCAGGTTATAGCCAATCCGTCCGACAATCTGAAGGATGGAATGGAAGTGAATGTAAAGTGA
- a CDS encoding Yip1 family protein, translating to MEQEMKSKIEKPSLIGMFWSPGEQFDRIRQNPKIWVPLILVSVLYAIGMYLMTLSMDASYLGLDGMSEEEAAMVLAFSKITVAITGILTPVFVVLISSAIYMIFTKIAGSDVTFKQLFSMNTHIMIIGAAGLLLNMLLRAAIGGNPEIFITSLAGLMNSDKPGVLGSIEVFSIWQTILTAIGLHRVAGLSKGWAWGIAIVFFLIGIGFAILGAMFSNTMGV from the coding sequence ATGGAACAAGAAATGAAAAGCAAAATCGAGAAACCAAGTTTAATAGGGATGTTCTGGAGCCCGGGGGAGCAGTTTGACCGGATACGGCAGAACCCGAAGATTTGGGTCCCGTTGATTTTAGTGAGTGTTCTGTATGCCATTGGCATGTATCTGATGACATTGTCAATGGATGCCTCTTACCTTGGGCTTGATGGGATGAGTGAGGAAGAAGCCGCTATGGTGTTGGCTTTTTCAAAGATTACGGTTGCGATTACAGGAATCCTGACACCAGTGTTCGTAGTGCTGATATCAAGTGCGATTTATATGATTTTTACAAAAATCGCCGGATCTGATGTAACGTTCAAGCAGTTATTTTCAATGAATACACATATCATGATCATCGGTGCTGCCGGTCTGTTGCTGAATATGCTCCTTAGGGCAGCAATTGGAGGGAACCCAGAAATTTTCATCACGAGCCTTGCTGGATTGATGAACAGCGACAAGCCGGGTGTCCTTGGGTCGATTGAGGTATTTTCTATCTGGCAGACGATTTTGACAGCGATTGGGCTTCACCGTGTTGCGGGCTTGTCAAAAGGATGGGCATGGGGCATTGCCATCGTATTCTTCCTGATTGGAATCGGATTTGCAATTTTGGGAGCCATGTTCTCTAACACAATGGGTGTCTAA
- a CDS encoding ABC transporter: MSNGVHAACSVFELFLGVLVGVGLILLSYFGLIGFVLGGAAWAGSISTIVGIIGVIVVILFAYCIIRRLWRCCFGGRC, from the coding sequence ATGAGTAACGGTGTTCATGCTGCATGCAGCGTGTTCGAATTGTTTCTTGGAGTCCTTGTGGGGGTAGGATTGATTCTGTTGTCTTACTTTGGACTGATTGGTTTTGTCCTTGGGGGAGCTGCATGGGCTGGTTCTATAAGTACAATTGTAGGGATTATTGGAGTTATCGTCGTCATCCTGTTTGCCTACTGCATCATACGAAGGTTATGGCGTTGTTGTTTTGGCGGCCGATGCTAA
- a CDS encoding ABC transporter ATP-binding protein: MEKQQTSLKPFISLILSTNIPKAALFTGLAASIITTLAGLVVPLLTKNLVDGFSVEAISVPLVIAIGAAFVIQALISGISIYLLSYVGQKVVARLRERMWSKLIRMPIRYFDKQSSGETVSRIVNDTSIVKELITNHFPNFATGIISIIGAVVILLVMDWKMTLLMLISVPLTLAIMMPLGRKMAKIARGLQDETAVFTGHITQTLGEIRLMKASTAEKIEEDNGYGGIDKLFNFGLKEARIFALIGPVMQLMIMVVIVIIIAYGGMRVVNGTMSTGAFIAFLLYLFQIIMPITSFAMFFTQLQKAKGATERIIEILDQPLEEGQEGIETNISNLPITIDHVSFAYSEEEPVIEGVSLDAQPGQMVAFVGPSGGGKTTMFGLIERFYEPTKGEIRIGDTPIQKLSLTSWRNQIGYVSQESAMMAGTIRENLYYGLENGDQIPDEQLWEVAKMAYADQFIADFPKGLDTEVGERGVKLSGGQRQRIAIARAFLRDPKILMMDEATASLDSQSEGIVQQALTRLMEGRTTFVIAHRLSTIVNADKIVFIEKGRVTGMGTHQELIQTHDLYREFAQQQLA, encoded by the coding sequence ATGGAGAAACAGCAAACAAGCTTAAAGCCTTTCATTTCACTGATTTTATCGACGAATATTCCGAAGGCGGCTCTTTTCACCGGACTGGCTGCGAGTATCATCACTACTCTGGCTGGTCTGGTGGTTCCGCTTCTGACGAAAAATCTGGTCGACGGCTTTTCTGTTGAGGCGATTAGCGTTCCGCTTGTCATTGCGATTGGCGCTGCCTTCGTTATTCAGGCATTGATAAGCGGTATTTCCATCTACCTGCTTAGCTATGTCGGTCAAAAGGTAGTGGCGAGGCTGCGGGAACGGATGTGGTCGAAGTTGATCCGTATGCCCATCCGCTACTTTGACAAGCAGTCCAGCGGTGAAACGGTCAGCCGGATCGTCAATGATACGAGTATAGTAAAAGAGTTGATCACGAATCATTTTCCGAATTTCGCCACAGGGATCATTTCCATCATCGGTGCTGTTGTGATCTTGCTCGTCATGGATTGGAAAATGACCTTGCTGATGCTCATTTCCGTGCCGCTCACACTGGCCATTATGATGCCTCTTGGCAGGAAAATGGCTAAGATTGCACGAGGGTTGCAGGACGAGACGGCTGTTTTCACCGGACATATCACCCAGACTCTCGGTGAAATCCGCTTGATGAAAGCTTCAACCGCAGAAAAAATTGAAGAGGACAACGGCTATGGCGGAATAGATAAGCTCTTCAACTTTGGGTTGAAGGAAGCGCGAATCTTCGCGTTGATTGGTCCAGTCATGCAGCTGATGATCATGGTCGTCATTGTCATCATCATAGCGTACGGCGGAATGCGCGTTGTGAATGGAACGATGTCGACAGGTGCGTTCATCGCCTTCTTGCTTTATTTGTTCCAAATCATCATGCCGATCACTTCGTTCGCCATGTTCTTTACCCAGCTGCAAAAAGCAAAGGGCGCGACAGAAAGGATCATTGAGATTCTCGACCAGCCGCTTGAAGAAGGCCAGGAAGGAATCGAAACAAACATCAGCAACCTTCCGATCACCATCGATCATGTCAGCTTTGCCTACAGTGAGGAAGAGCCCGTCATTGAAGGAGTGTCATTGGATGCCCAGCCCGGACAGATGGTAGCTTTCGTCGGCCCAAGCGGCGGTGGCAAGACGACCATGTTCGGCCTGATTGAACGTTTTTACGAACCGACAAAAGGAGAAATCCGGATTGGTGACACGCCGATTCAGAAACTATCGCTCACCTCCTGGCGCAACCAGATCGGATACGTTTCACAGGAAAGCGCGATGATGGCCGGAACCATCCGCGAAAATCTGTATTACGGTTTGGAAAACGGAGATCAGATTCCGGATGAACAACTGTGGGAAGTCGCAAAAATGGCCTATGCAGACCAGTTCATCGCAGATTTCCCTAAAGGACTCGATACCGAAGTCGGTGAACGAGGCGTCAAACTATCGGGGGGACAAAGACAGCGGATTGCGATTGCACGCGCCTTCCTCCGCGATCCGAAAATTCTGATGATGGACGAAGCGACCGCCAGCCTTGACAGCCAGTCGGAAGGCATCGTCCAGCAAGCCTTGACCCGCCTTATGGAAGGGCGGACGACATTCGTCATCGCGCACAGGCTCTCGACCATCGTCAATGCGGATAAAATTGTTTTTATCGAAAAAGGAAGAGTCACTGGTATGGGCACACATCAGGAATTGATTCAAACGCATGATTTGTACAGGGAGTTTGCACAGCAGCAGCTGGCATAA